A genomic stretch from Halopiger aswanensis includes:
- a CDS encoding YqjF family protein, whose translation MTANYIEPFRRHDSGAALPTLPHLTSMTWRHGLFVHWPISPDALRPRIPDPLTLETWEGDAWISVLPFVLVNVGVRGSPSTTRIAVPELNVRTYVRYRDDPGLFFFSIDVGNPLVAAAVGQTRLPVYYAQMHVSGSESGISFSSRRTNVNPATAGEPARESGWFSATYRPDGDVFRPEPDTLEYWLTERRRFYAPANGNTLTAEVSHEPWPLQPAEVTIHENTMFEADGLPVPTESAIAYYCDELPMTGSIPRRL comes from the coding sequence ATGACGGCGAACTATATAGAACCGTTTCGACGGCACGACAGCGGGGCGGCGCTGCCGACACTCCCACATCTCACCTCGATGACGTGGCGACACGGTCTGTTCGTCCACTGGCCGATCAGTCCCGACGCGCTCCGGCCGCGGATTCCGGACCCGCTCACGCTCGAGACGTGGGAGGGGGACGCCTGGATCAGCGTGCTCCCGTTCGTGCTGGTCAACGTCGGGGTGCGGGGCTCGCCGTCGACGACCAGAATCGCCGTTCCCGAGCTGAACGTGCGGACATACGTTCGGTACCGAGACGACCCCGGGCTCTTCTTCTTCAGTATCGACGTCGGCAATCCGCTCGTTGCGGCCGCAGTCGGGCAAACACGCCTTCCCGTCTACTACGCGCAGATGCACGTTAGCGGCAGCGAATCCGGGATTTCGTTCTCGAGCCGTCGGACTAACGTCAACCCCGCGACCGCGGGGGAACCGGCCCGTGAGTCGGGCTGGTTTTCCGCAACGTACCGGCCCGACGGCGACGTATTCAGGCCCGAACCGGACACGCTCGAGTACTGGCTGACGGAACGGCGACGGTTTTACGCACCGGCGAACGGCAACACCCTGACGGCCGAAGTGTCCCACGAGCCGTGGCCGCTACAGCCGGCCGAGGTGACGATTCACGAGAACACGATGTTCGAGGCCGACGGGCTTCCGGTGCCGACGGAGTCGGCGATCGCGTACTACTGCGACGAACTTCCGATGACAGGATCGATACCGCGCCGGCTATAA
- a CDS encoding bifunctional metallophosphatase/5'-nucleotidase — MAEGETPELERRRLLTALSAVGTAALAGCSSEETEADEPNENETDEQDGTESEQDETGDGAEETTSLRLLHDTHFHGKLGDSEEALNVANYFGLIESLHDDADNAVAVGNGDDLHMSVESSVFDGEHIASVLNESPISYNTIGNHEFDAGPESLRENIAASEFTWVTANVLEAGTDDAFASEAGATRYAIEEIGGVQVGFTGFAPADTPDVTSVGDDVDVLEPTAAAEEVVADLRDEGADVIVVLSHIASPAARELAAAVDGIDVIVGDHAAYVADEAEEVDDTILSFVGDEFDYVGQLDLEVADGDVTDYAFERHDLAALVEDGEVEPHGEIESLLTDYESQLEAELDEVIGETAVDLDTRRETVRQGESNFGNWLTDLIREDVDADVAIQNGGGIRSDQLYEAGEITRGMIVDILPFPNYTTKLEVSGEELKAAIEHGVGAVEEGHGRFPQVSGLSFAYDPDAEPGERVQELTVGGEPVDLEATYELGTNDFVAGGGDGYEMFAEADVLVPSDEGTLLSALATQTIEDEGTIAPETAGRIETV; from the coding sequence ATGGCCGAGGGAGAGACTCCGGAACTCGAGCGGCGTCGACTATTGACAGCGTTGAGCGCCGTCGGGACGGCGGCGCTGGCCGGTTGCTCGAGCGAGGAGACCGAAGCGGACGAACCGAACGAGAACGAAACGGACGAGCAGGACGGCACCGAGTCGGAACAGGACGAAACCGGCGACGGTGCCGAGGAGACGACGAGTCTCCGACTCCTCCACGACACGCACTTCCACGGGAAGTTAGGCGATTCCGAAGAAGCCCTGAACGTCGCGAACTACTTCGGCCTGATCGAGAGTCTGCACGACGACGCGGACAACGCCGTCGCGGTCGGCAACGGCGACGATCTGCACATGTCCGTCGAGTCCTCCGTCTTCGACGGCGAGCACATCGCGTCGGTTCTCAACGAGAGCCCGATTTCGTACAACACGATCGGCAACCACGAGTTCGACGCCGGGCCCGAGAGCCTGCGCGAGAACATCGCCGCCAGCGAATTTACCTGGGTCACCGCGAACGTCCTCGAGGCCGGCACCGACGACGCCTTCGCCAGCGAGGCGGGCGCGACCCGATATGCGATCGAGGAAATCGGCGGCGTGCAGGTCGGCTTTACCGGCTTCGCACCCGCGGATACGCCCGACGTAACCTCGGTCGGCGACGACGTGGACGTCCTCGAGCCGACCGCTGCCGCCGAGGAGGTCGTCGCCGACCTGCGGGACGAGGGCGCCGACGTGATCGTCGTGCTCTCCCACATCGCCAGCCCCGCAGCCAGAGAACTCGCCGCCGCGGTCGACGGCATCGACGTCATCGTCGGCGACCACGCCGCGTACGTCGCGGACGAGGCCGAGGAGGTCGACGACACGATCCTCTCGTTCGTGGGCGACGAGTTCGACTACGTCGGTCAACTCGACCTCGAGGTCGCGGACGGCGACGTCACCGACTACGCGTTCGAGCGCCACGACCTCGCGGCGCTCGTGGAGGACGGCGAGGTCGAACCTCACGGGGAGATCGAATCGCTGCTAACCGACTACGAGTCGCAACTCGAGGCGGAACTCGACGAAGTGATCGGCGAGACGGCGGTCGATCTGGACACACGACGGGAAACGGTCCGACAGGGGGAATCGAATTTCGGCAACTGGCTGACCGACCTGATTCGCGAGGACGTCGACGCCGACGTCGCGATCCAAAACGGTGGCGGCATCCGGAGCGACCAGCTGTACGAGGCCGGCGAGATCACCCGCGGAATGATCGTCGACATCCTGCCGTTCCCGAACTACACGACGAAGCTCGAGGTCTCCGGCGAGGAACTGAAAGCGGCGATCGAGCACGGCGTCGGTGCGGTCGAGGAGGGGCACGGCCGCTTCCCGCAGGTCAGCGGCCTGTCGTTCGCCTACGATCCCGACGCCGAGCCGGGCGAGCGCGTGCAGGAACTGACGGTCGGCGGCGAGCCCGTCGACCTCGAGGCGACCTACGAACTCGGGACCAACGACTTCGTCGCGGGCGGCGGCGACGGCTACGAGATGTTCGCGGAAGCAGACGTACTCGTGCCGTCGGACGAAGGGACGCTGCTATCGGCGCTCGCGACTCAGACGATCGAGGACGAAGGAACGATCGCACCGGAAACAGCGGGGCGGATCGAGACGGTCTGA
- a CDS encoding ornithine cyclodeaminase family protein has translation MNTLLLDSDAVDEHAQLAAVIDAVEEAFGAFERGDTQMPAKSYIELPQYNGDFRSMPAYLDTGDWDAAGVKWVNVHPDNPAEHDLPTVLGTMIYSDPETAAPLSIMDGTALTMKRTGAAAAVATDYLAVEDASSLGLVGAGVQSYTQLEAISEVRQIEEVVVADQDEERVQRFVETYEDRFDVRGGSISEAGHCDVLSTVTPVRDPIVGPDDVGEHTHINAIGADAAGKHELADDLLQAARIVIDDHEQCTHSGEINVPYSEGVLTDEDIYAEIGELVVGAKDGRTDETGVTVFDSTGLAIQDVAAARVVYENASDADDGYAFGMIDTSQR, from the coding sequence ATGAATACGCTTCTCTTAGACAGCGACGCCGTCGACGAGCACGCGCAACTGGCCGCCGTCATCGACGCCGTCGAGGAGGCCTTCGGCGCCTTCGAACGCGGCGACACGCAGATGCCCGCCAAGTCCTACATCGAACTGCCCCAGTACAACGGCGACTTCCGCTCGATGCCCGCTTACCTCGACACCGGCGACTGGGACGCCGCCGGCGTCAAGTGGGTCAACGTCCACCCCGACAATCCCGCCGAGCACGACCTGCCGACCGTGCTGGGAACGATGATCTACTCCGATCCCGAGACCGCCGCCCCGCTGTCGATCATGGACGGCACCGCGCTGACGATGAAACGCACCGGCGCCGCCGCGGCCGTCGCCACCGACTACCTCGCGGTCGAGGACGCCTCGAGCCTCGGTCTCGTCGGGGCCGGCGTCCAGTCGTACACGCAACTCGAGGCGATCAGCGAGGTCCGGCAGATCGAGGAGGTCGTCGTCGCCGATCAGGACGAAGAACGGGTTCAGCGGTTCGTCGAAACCTACGAGGACCGGTTCGATGTCCGCGGCGGTTCGATTTCGGAGGCCGGTCACTGCGACGTCCTCTCGACGGTCACTCCCGTACGAGACCCGATCGTGGGACCGGACGACGTCGGCGAGCACACGCACATCAATGCGATCGGCGCCGACGCCGCGGGCAAACACGAACTCGCGGACGACCTGCTGCAGGCTGCCCGGATCGTCATCGACGATCACGAGCAGTGTACCCACTCCGGCGAAATCAACGTCCCCTACAGCGAGGGCGTGCTGACCGACGAGGACATCTACGCGGAGATCGGCGAACTCGTCGTCGGCGCCAAGGACGGTCGTACGGACGAAACGGGCGTCACCGTCTTCGACTCGACCGGGCTCGCGATCCAGGACGTTGCGGCGGCCCGCGTCGTCTACGAGAACGCGAGCGACGCCGACGACGGCTACGCGTTCGGCATGATCGACACGAGCCAGCGGTAG
- the rio1 gene encoding serine/threonine-protein kinase Rio1: protein MGQGSDTEYGLVDLEEAETPGDEWEEIDVSDTEADRIARKRDREFNQFQERIKDADQFKVEQSVFDDATFAALYKLVQDGYVEAFGGPLSTGKEANVYHALGDDREVAVKIYRINASNFRQMRDYLEGDPRFEGLGGKKKDVVLAWTKKELANLRRAKKAGVRVPEPIASERNVLVMEYIGNAEGRAKRLGEVHIENPETAYEVMREYMRRLYSAGLIHGDLSEYNVVFDEGQLVVIDLGQAVTVHHPNSRDFLERDCKNVASFFSRQGLETDPDDLLEFVTSPEPDPSRD from the coding sequence ATGGGACAGGGATCGGACACGGAGTACGGACTGGTCGACCTCGAGGAAGCGGAGACGCCGGGCGACGAGTGGGAGGAGATCGACGTCTCCGATACGGAGGCCGACAGGATCGCCCGCAAGCGCGACCGCGAGTTCAACCAGTTTCAGGAGCGCATCAAGGACGCCGACCAGTTCAAGGTCGAGCAGTCGGTGTTCGACGACGCCACCTTCGCGGCGCTGTACAAGCTCGTCCAGGACGGCTACGTCGAGGCCTTCGGCGGCCCGCTCTCGACCGGCAAGGAGGCGAACGTCTACCACGCGCTGGGCGACGACCGCGAGGTCGCGGTGAAGATCTACCGGATCAACGCCTCGAACTTCCGGCAGATGCGCGACTACCTCGAGGGCGACCCCCGGTTCGAGGGCCTGGGCGGCAAGAAGAAAGACGTCGTCCTCGCGTGGACCAAGAAGGAACTGGCGAACCTCCGCCGCGCGAAGAAGGCCGGCGTCCGCGTCCCCGAACCGATCGCGTCCGAGCGCAACGTCCTCGTCATGGAGTACATCGGCAACGCCGAGGGCCGCGCGAAGCGACTCGGCGAGGTCCATATCGAGAACCCCGAGACCGCCTACGAGGTCATGCGCGAGTACATGCGCCGGCTCTACTCGGCCGGCCTGATCCACGGCGACCTGAGCGAGTACAACGTCGTCTTCGACGAGGGCCAACTCGTGGTGATCGACCTCGGGCAGGCCGTTACGGTCCACCACCCCAACAGCCGCGACTTCCTGGAACGGGACTGCAAGAACGTCGCGAGCTTCTTCTCCCGGCAGGGACTCGAGACCGATCCCGACGACCTGCTGGAGTTCGTCACGAGTCCGGAACCGGATCCGTCTCGAGACTGA
- a CDS encoding sugar porter family MFS transporter: MPSLLTGDAADERNSFVYVVAALAALNGLLFGFDTGVISGAMLYIRETFELATVLGISLNPSLIEGVIVSGAMIGAILGAAFGGRLADRLGRRRLILVGAVVFFVGSLIMAIAPTVEILILGRIIDGIGVGFASVVGPLYISEISPPKIRGSLVSLNQLTVTTGILIAYVVNYAFSAGGDWRWMLGLGMLPAAVLFIGMLFMPASPRWLYEQGREADAREVLARTRVDHQIEDELREIKETIRTESGTLRDLLQPWVRPMLIVGVGLAVFQQVTGINTVMYYAPTILESTGFEDTASILATVGIGVVNVALTVVAVLLIDRTGRRPLLLTGLGGMTVMLGVLGAAFYLPGLSGAIGWIATGSLMLYVAFFAIGLGPVFWLMISEIYPMEFRGTAMGVVTVLNWAANLLVSLTFLRLIDVFGQSGTFWLYGALSLAALVFCYRLVPETKGRSLEEIEADLRETALGTDAGRDSTAAVEGDD; this comes from the coding sequence ATGCCATCACTACTGACTGGCGACGCCGCCGACGAGCGCAACTCGTTCGTCTACGTCGTGGCGGCGTTGGCCGCACTCAACGGGCTTCTGTTCGGATTCGACACCGGGGTTATCTCCGGTGCGATGTTGTACATCCGGGAGACGTTCGAACTGGCGACGGTCCTCGGGATTTCGCTGAACCCGTCGCTCATCGAGGGAGTGATCGTCAGCGGCGCGATGATCGGCGCGATCCTCGGCGCCGCGTTCGGGGGACGACTAGCCGACCGACTCGGGCGCCGCCGACTCATTCTCGTCGGCGCCGTGGTCTTCTTCGTCGGCTCGCTCATCATGGCGATCGCCCCGACCGTCGAGATCCTTATCCTCGGGCGCATCATCGACGGGATCGGCGTCGGCTTCGCTTCCGTCGTCGGGCCGCTGTATATCTCCGAGATTTCCCCGCCGAAGATCCGCGGCTCGCTGGTCTCGCTGAACCAACTCACCGTGACGACCGGCATCCTCATCGCCTACGTCGTCAACTACGCGTTCTCGGCGGGCGGCGACTGGCGCTGGATGCTCGGCCTCGGCATGCTCCCCGCAGCAGTTCTGTTCATCGGGATGCTCTTCATGCCCGCAAGCCCCCGCTGGCTCTACGAACAGGGCCGCGAGGCCGACGCCCGTGAGGTGCTGGCTCGCACCCGCGTCGACCACCAGATCGAAGACGAACTCCGCGAGATCAAAGAGACCATCCGCACCGAGTCGGGTACGCTTCGCGACCTGCTGCAGCCGTGGGTTCGGCCGATGCTGATCGTCGGCGTCGGCCTGGCCGTGTTCCAGCAGGTAACCGGCATCAACACGGTCATGTACTACGCGCCGACCATCCTCGAGTCGACCGGCTTCGAGGACACCGCGTCGATCCTCGCGACGGTCGGCATCGGCGTCGTCAACGTCGCACTGACCGTCGTCGCGGTCCTGCTGATCGACCGCACCGGCCGGCGGCCGCTCCTGTTGACGGGGCTGGGCGGCATGACCGTGATGCTCGGCGTCCTCGGCGCCGCCTTCTACCTCCCCGGCCTCTCGGGGGCTATCGGCTGGATCGCGACCGGGAGCCTGATGCTGTACGTCGCCTTCTTCGCGATCGGGCTCGGGCCGGTGTTCTGGCTGATGATCTCCGAGATCTACCCGATGGAGTTCCGCGGGACCGCGATGGGCGTCGTCACGGTCTTAAACTGGGCCGCGAACCTGCTCGTCTCGCTGACCTTCCTGCGGCTGATCGACGTCTTCGGCCAGTCCGGAACCTTCTGGCTGTACGGTGCGCTGTCGCTAGCTGCGCTGGTGTTCTGTTACCGGCTGGTCCCCGAGACGAAGGGTCGCTCGCTCGAGGAGATCGAGGCCGACCTGCGCGAGACGGCGCTGGGTACCGACGCCGGGCGTGATTCCACGGCAGCGGTCGAGGGCGACGATTAA
- a CDS encoding tryptophan--tRNA ligase: protein MSDDADDTPNDAEPTSNQSAARADGAERADGEFTVTPYAVEGEIGYDKLLERFGADPLTDDQIARFPDQPMLRRRTFYAGRDVDRYLEAAESGEPHAIVTGRGPSGPMHLGHVFPLYLAKRFQQATGATVYVPLSDDEKFLAKEQSFESIGTHTRDNLRDILAVGFDPERTRIVVDTADADVIYPIAVRLAKHLTPATVEAVYGEQDTVGLQFYPAVQATHLLLPQLVDGRQPTLVPIAVDQDPHVRICRDVAAKEALPVAKPGALLGRFLPSLEGPGKLSSSGDAPSIELTDDPETVAETIRNHAYTGGRSTLEEHREQGGDPTVDVPFQYLRFFFEPDDDALADIAERYRSGALLSGDLKELAIERITDFLEDHHQRRSELGDLESVLEPYRLTDTERRQALERAGVPSPQY, encoded by the coding sequence ATGTCCGACGACGCCGACGACACACCGAACGACGCCGAACCGACTTCGAACCAGTCCGCCGCACGCGCCGACGGAGCCGAACGGGCCGACGGTGAGTTCACCGTCACCCCCTACGCCGTCGAGGGCGAGATCGGCTACGACAAACTCCTCGAGCGCTTCGGCGCCGACCCCCTCACGGACGACCAGATCGCCCGCTTCCCCGATCAGCCGATGCTCCGTCGCCGAACGTTCTACGCTGGCCGGGACGTCGATCGCTACCTCGAGGCCGCCGAATCCGGCGAGCCGCACGCGATCGTCACTGGCCGCGGCCCGTCGGGACCGATGCACCTCGGGCACGTCTTCCCGCTGTACCTCGCGAAGCGCTTCCAGCAAGCGACGGGTGCGACGGTCTACGTTCCGCTCTCGGACGACGAGAAGTTCCTCGCGAAGGAGCAGTCGTTCGAATCGATCGGGACGCATACCCGCGACAACCTCCGGGATATCCTCGCAGTCGGTTTCGATCCCGAGCGGACGCGGATCGTGGTCGACACCGCCGACGCGGACGTGATATACCCGATCGCGGTTCGCCTCGCGAAGCACCTCACGCCCGCGACCGTCGAGGCCGTCTACGGCGAGCAGGACACCGTCGGCCTGCAGTTCTACCCCGCCGTGCAGGCGACCCACCTCCTGCTGCCGCAACTCGTCGACGGCCGCCAGCCGACGCTGGTTCCCATCGCCGTCGATCAGGATCCTCACGTCCGGATCTGTCGCGACGTAGCGGCCAAGGAGGCCCTGCCCGTAGCGAAGCCGGGCGCCCTGCTCGGGCGATTCCTCCCGAGCCTCGAGGGGCCGGGGAAGCTGAGTTCCTCCGGCGACGCCCCGTCGATCGAACTCACCGACGATCCCGAGACGGTCGCCGAGACGATCCGGAACCACGCCTACACCGGCGGCCGATCGACGCTCGAGGAGCACCGCGAGCAGGGCGGCGATCCGACCGTCGACGTCCCCTTCCAGTACCTCCGGTTCTTCTTCGAACCGGACGACGACGCGCTCGCCGATATCGCCGAGCGGTATCGCTCGGGAGCGTTGCTCAGCGGCGACCTGAAGGAACTCGCGATCGAGCGCATCACCGACTTCCTCGAGGACCACCACCAGCGCCGGTCGGAACTGGGCGACCTGGAATCGGTACTCGAGCCCTACCGACTCACCGATACGGAACGTCGGCAGGCGCTCGAGCGGGCCGGGGTGCCGTCGCCGCAGTACTGA
- a CDS encoding KH domain-containing protein, whose protein sequence is MQHVKIPQDRIGVLIGEGGETMREIEAEAEVRLDIDSENGSVAVETVGDPVLGLKGPEIVRAIGRGFAPEDAMRLLEDEMMLFDVVDIDAASRNKNDMKRQKGRLIGEEGRTRELMEELTGADVVIYGSTLGIIGTPEQVDAVRSAAEMLLDGAPHGAVYSFLEERHNEMKHQGMEYHRFPGGQS, encoded by the coding sequence ATGCAACACGTGAAGATTCCGCAGGACCGAATCGGCGTTCTCATCGGCGAGGGTGGCGAGACGATGCGCGAAATCGAGGCCGAGGCCGAGGTGCGACTCGACATCGACTCGGAGAACGGCTCCGTCGCCGTCGAAACCGTCGGCGATCCCGTGCTCGGGCTCAAGGGCCCCGAGATCGTCCGCGCGATCGGTCGCGGCTTCGCCCCCGAGGACGCGATGCGGCTCCTCGAGGACGAGATGATGCTGTTCGACGTCGTCGACATCGACGCCGCGTCGCGCAACAAAAACGACATGAAGCGCCAGAAGGGCCGGCTCATCGGCGAGGAGGGCCGCACCCGCGAACTGATGGAGGAACTCACCGGCGCCGACGTCGTCATCTACGGCTCGACGCTGGGCATCATCGGCACGCCCGAACAGGTCGACGCCGTCCGCAGCGCCGCCGAGATGCTGCTCGACGGCGCACCACACGGGGCCGTCTACTCGTTCCTCGAGGAGCGACACAACGAGATGAAACACCAGGGGATGGAGTACCACCGGTTCCCCGGCGGGCAGTCCTGA
- a CDS encoding YfcE family phosphodiesterase, protein MNVGIISDTHDNVAAAERAAAIFAEEGVEIVVHCGDFVAPPLLPALEAFEVHGVLGNNDGEIAGLHAAFDDLGSESELHGRFASLEFDGLSFAVLHGESKEEVEALAVAEAYDFVCYGHHHERDLTENGRTTVLNPGGHFPTIPDEHRTVAIVDTLSESVRFRSVLEDEVGGEDEA, encoded by the coding sequence ATGAACGTCGGCATCATCTCCGACACCCACGACAACGTCGCGGCGGCCGAACGAGCGGCAGCGATCTTCGCGGAGGAAGGCGTCGAAATCGTCGTCCACTGCGGCGATTTCGTCGCCCCGCCGCTGCTGCCAGCCCTCGAGGCGTTCGAGGTCCACGGCGTCCTCGGGAACAACGACGGCGAGATCGCGGGCCTCCACGCGGCGTTCGACGACCTCGGCTCGGAGAGCGAACTCCACGGCCGGTTCGCGAGCCTCGAGTTCGACGGGCTCTCCTTCGCCGTGCTCCACGGCGAGTCCAAGGAGGAAGTCGAGGCGCTCGCGGTGGCCGAGGCGTACGACTTCGTCTGCTACGGCCACCACCACGAGCGCGACCTGACCGAGAACGGCCGGACGACCGTACTCAACCCCGGCGGCCACTTCCCGACGATCCCCGACGAGCACCGCACCGTCGCGATCGTCGACACGCTCTCGGAATCGGTGCGGTTCCGGTCGGTCCTCGAGGACGAGGTCGGCGGCGAAGACGAGGCGTAA
- the thsA gene encoding thermosome subunit alpha has protein sequence MGNQPLIVLSEDSQRTSGKDAQSMNIQAGKAVAESVRTTLGPKGMDKMLVDSTGNVVVTNDGVTLLSEMDIDHPAADMIVEVAETQEDEVGDGTTSAVVVAGELLSQAEELLEQDIHATTLAQGYRQAAEEATEALEEIAIDVDEDDDEILHQIAATAMTGKGAENARDLLADLVVEAVQSVADEDGVDTDNIKVEKVVGGSVENSELVEGVIVDKERVSDSMPYFAEDANVAIIDGDLEIKETEIDAEVNVTDPDQLEQFLEQEEQQLKEMAEGIAAVGADVVFVDGGIDDMAQHYLAQEGIIAVRRVKSSDQTQLARATGATPVTSVDDLSEDDLGFAGSVAQKEIAGDQRIFVEDVDEAKSVTLILRGGTEHVIDEIDRAIEDSLGVVRTTLEDGKVLAGGGAPEVNLSLALRDYADSVGGREQLAVEAFADALEVIPRTLAENAGLDPIDSLVELRADHDGGNESAGLDAYTGDTIDMAEEGVYEPLRVKTQAIESATEAAVMLLRIDDVIAAGDLAVEDNDDDEEMPGGPGGGMGGMGGMGGGMGGMM, from the coding sequence ATGGGCAACCAGCCCCTTATCGTCCTCTCGGAGGACAGCCAGCGGACCTCCGGGAAAGACGCTCAGTCGATGAACATCCAGGCCGGGAAGGCCGTAGCCGAGTCCGTCCGGACCACGCTGGGTCCGAAGGGGATGGACAAGATGCTCGTCGACTCGACGGGCAACGTCGTCGTCACGAACGACGGCGTCACCCTCCTCTCGGAGATGGACATCGACCACCCCGCGGCCGACATGATCGTCGAAGTCGCGGAGACCCAGGAGGACGAGGTCGGCGACGGCACCACCAGCGCCGTCGTCGTCGCCGGTGAACTCCTCAGCCAGGCCGAGGAACTCCTCGAGCAGGACATCCACGCGACCACCCTCGCGCAGGGGTACCGCCAGGCCGCCGAGGAAGCCACCGAGGCCCTCGAGGAGATCGCCATCGACGTCGACGAGGACGACGACGAGATCCTCCACCAGATCGCCGCCACGGCGATGACCGGCAAGGGCGCCGAAAACGCCCGCGACCTGCTGGCCGACCTCGTCGTCGAGGCCGTCCAGTCCGTCGCCGACGAGGACGGCGTCGACACCGACAACATCAAAGTCGAGAAGGTCGTCGGCGGCTCCGTCGAGAACTCCGAGCTCGTCGAGGGCGTCATCGTCGACAAGGAGCGCGTCTCCGACAGCATGCCCTACTTCGCCGAGGACGCCAACGTCGCGATCATCGACGGCGACCTCGAGATCAAGGAGACCGAGATCGACGCCGAGGTCAACGTCACCGACCCCGACCAGCTCGAGCAGTTCCTCGAGCAGGAGGAACAGCAGCTCAAGGAGATGGCCGAGGGCATCGCCGCAGTCGGCGCCGACGTCGTCTTCGTCGACGGCGGCATCGACGACATGGCCCAGCACTACCTCGCCCAGGAGGGCATCATCGCCGTCCGCCGCGTCAAGTCCAGCGACCAGACCCAGCTGGCTCGCGCGACCGGCGCCACGCCCGTCACCAGCGTCGACGACCTGAGCGAGGACGACCTCGGCTTCGCCGGCTCCGTCGCCCAGAAGGAGATCGCCGGCGACCAGCGCATCTTCGTCGAGGACGTCGACGAGGCCAAGTCCGTCACCCTCATCCTCCGCGGCGGCACCGAGCACGTCATCGACGAGATCGACCGCGCCATCGAGGACTCGCTGGGCGTCGTCCGCACCACCCTCGAGGACGGCAAGGTCCTCGCGGGCGGCGGCGCACCCGAAGTCAACCTCTCGCTCGCGCTGCGTGACTACGCCGACTCCGTCGGCGGCCGCGAACAGCTGGCCGTCGAGGCCTTCGCGGACGCGCTCGAGGTCATCCCGCGCACGCTGGCCGAGAACGCGGGGCTGGACCCCATCGACTCCCTCGTGGAGCTTCGCGCGGACCACGACGGCGGCAACGAGTCCGCCGGCCTGGACGCCTACACCGGCGACACCATCGACATGGCCGAGGAAGGCGTCTACGAACCGCTGCGCGTGAAGACCCAGGCCATCGAGTCCGCCACCGAAGCCGCCGTCATGCTGCTGCGCATCGACGACGTCATCGCCGCTGGCGACCTCGCCGTCGAGGACAACGACGACGACGAGGAGATGCCCGGCGGCCCCGGCGGCGGCATGGGCGGCATGGGCGGTATGGGCGGCGGCATGGGCGGCATGATGTAA